In the Cellvibrio sp. KY-GH-1 genome, CCCGAAGAACAAATGATTGCCCTGCGCAAAGTCTACTACGAGGGCAAGACTCACGAAGAAGTGGCAGAGGAATTGAATATTCCCTTAGGTACCGTGAAAGGGCGCTTGCGCCTTTCACTGCAAAAGTTAAGAGTTATGTTTGAGGCTAAAGAACTATGAACGCCTGGCACCCGGATGATATGACGCTGATGAACTATGCTGCGGGTAGCCTAAGCGCGCCCGAGGCATTGGCAATTGCGATGCACTTGTGTTTTTGTCATGAGTGCCGCACGCATGTGAAAAATTTCAACCATTTGGGCGGCGCATTGCTGGAAAACATTACGCCTGCAAGCACCGACGGCTCCAGTTTTGATGCGCTCATGGCAGAAATCGATAAAGACCTTCCAGCAATCAGGAACTCGCGCCCTGCTGCACCGGCTACACAAACAGCACCAGCGGCGCAAAATCCACTTCAAAAATACCTGCCTGAACCCTTGGAGAATTTATCCTGGCATCGACAAACCAAAGAAGTAAGTAAATACGATTTGACCAAACTACTCGGAACCAAAGGCTTTCAGGTAGCGCTGCAGAAAATTAAAGCCGGGGCAAAAATTCCTACTCATACCCACAAGGGTGTTGAGTATACGGTGATTTTAAACGGCGGCTTTTCCGATGAGCTCGGTGTTTATCACACAGGCGATTTTATTGCGCGCGATGCAAGCCATAAACACAGCCCCACGGCATTACAAAATGAAGATTGTATTTGCTTAACTGTGCTTAGTGCGCCGTTGAAATTTACTGGTTGGCACCGGATATTAAATCCATTTATCGCATGGAGCTAATGCAGCTCCGGCTCACCTAACGCACGGTCAATCACCGGCAAATAGCGGAGCACACGTTCGCCCGGCAGAGCAACTGCCTGCAAATAATCACGCTGCTCCGCTAATGCCAGCTTGTCATCCAATTCCAGCAGTACTAACGCGTAATCAACACGCGCGTCTTGATCTTCCGGCGTTAGGTCCAGCAAGGACTGAAAGAAGTGCGCCGCACTGACTTTATTGCCCAACGTCAACTCAACCAAACCACAATGTCGCAATAGCGATGGGTCTTGTGGATCTAGCTGCAAGGCGCGTTGAAAAATTTGTTGCGCATTGCCATAGTTTTTCATCAGCAACCAACAGATACCCAATTGCAGAAGCGCATTAAAATGTTGTGGTTGTTGCGCGACAACGCCCTGATAAATTTTTTCTGCTTCCGCAAACCTGTGCTGCGCTGCTATGGCAATTGCCATATTGACTTGATAATCCAGAAAATCCGCACGCAAATTGCAGGCCCGCCACCAACCATACTCGGCGCGCTGGAAATTGCCGCGAAGCAAATCTATACGCGCGAGGTTGTGCCAATGCTGTGGGTCATTGGCATCCAATGCGATGGCTTGCTCCAATAGCGTTAATGCTTTCTCCTGCTCACCGGTAGAAAAATAAATTTGCCCAAGGTTGGACATGGCCGTGGCATAGTCAGGGCTTATTTCAATGGCCTTGTGCAAATGCTCCAGCGCCAGCGGCCACTTGGCTTGCTGGCCGTAAACAAACCCCAGGTTGTTGTGCGCCGTTGCATTAATATCATCCAGGCTCAACACTGTTTTGTACGCATTTTCGGCGGCGAGTAAATTTCCGCGCACATGCGCATCTACTCCGGCGCGCAATTGTTGTTGGATTTGATTTTGTCTCAGAGCGTCAGTAGTCATCATGCAATCCTCGCTATCAGGCCACGCAGTAATTGATCCGTATCTATGTTAGGCACTTCAAATTGAACGTCATCGAGCGAAATATCAAAGGGCTCACCTTCGTGATAGTGAATGGGCAAGCGAATTCCAAAACGATAATCTGAACCGAAGGTATAAGAGGCAAATTGCCAGCGATTGTCATAAACTTCGAAACCCAATGCGCGTACGCTGACATAACCACCAATATCGAAGGTAAAACTGGGTTGGGCGTGTACCGCAATTTCGGCGCGAAGATCCAAACCGGTTGCTGGTGTCCACTCGACATGCACACCGGCTTCTGCTGCACCTTCAATACCCAGAGTTCCGCCAATATCCAAACCGCCGGTTGCACTGGCGCCGGTAATACCCAATCCAATTCCTGCACGCACCGACAAACGCAAACCGGCATTGGCAGGAATATTTAAATGGGCGTCTCCGGTAATTCGCGTTTGGTCTTCGTGTGCGGGATTGTAAGTGATCCCCAAACTCAAGCGATCCAAAACGCCCGGTCCAATACCAGCAGTAGCGCTCAAGCCGCCCCCCACTTCTGCAACAATGCCGGGAAATATGGGGGCTTGTACTGCTATGTTAAAAATCGATTTATTAATTTCTTTGCGCGCAAATATTTCTAACTGACTCGGCAAACCAATTTCGCCGGTAACGGTGACTTCGCCATTCGGCGCAAAACGCACTCCGGCAGTTCCTTGCAACCAAGGGGCGATTTGTAAGGTGAGTTGGCCGCCGCCGTAAATTACTAGCGGATTTCCCTCTGTAGCAGTTTCACTGAGCGAACCATCCGCATTAACCGTGCGATTAGTCACGCCCGCGTTCACGCGTCCGGACAACATACCGCGCGAATAATCAGCATTGGCTTCGGCGGTGAAAGTACCATCGTTGTAGTTAATCGTTAACTGGGAATTTACGCCTGGAATCGCAGGAACTGCTGTACCTGTTGCAGAAACCTTCCAAAGGCCGTCGCGCTTGTTTAACGTCACATCAACAGATCCGGATTGTAGCCCGGGAGTTTCATTATTTAATTGTAAATTGCCTCCGATAGTTAAGCCTTCTTGCTCAGTGTAGATAACCCGCAATCCCGCCTGTTGAACACCTGGTATTGCTGGTTGAATATCTCCTGTTGCTGAAAAGTTTCCGTCGGTGAAACTTACATTCAAATTTGCTCGTCGAATACCACGAATTTTATTGGGTGTATCTATACCTATTTCACCAGAGCCCCCAAATGCACCATTTCTATACCAAATA is a window encoding:
- a CDS encoding ChrR family anti-sigma-E factor: MNAWHPDDMTLMNYAAGSLSAPEALAIAMHLCFCHECRTHVKNFNHLGGALLENITPASTDGSSFDALMAEIDKDLPAIRNSRPAAPATQTAPAAQNPLQKYLPEPLENLSWHRQTKEVSKYDLTKLLGTKGFQVALQKIKAGAKIPTHTHKGVEYTVILNGGFSDELGVYHTGDFIARDASHKHSPTALQNEDCICLTVLSAPLKFTGWHRILNPFIAWS
- a CDS encoding lipopolysaccharide assembly protein LapB; this encodes MMTTDALRQNQIQQQLRAGVDAHVRGNLLAAENAYKTVLSLDDINATAHNNLGFVYGQQAKWPLALEHLHKAIEISPDYATAMSNLGQIYFSTGEQEKALTLLEQAIALDANDPQHWHNLARIDLLRGNFQRAEYGWWRACNLRADFLDYQVNMAIAIAAQHRFAEAEKIYQGVVAQQPQHFNALLQLGICWLLMKNYGNAQQIFQRALQLDPQDPSLLRHCGLVELTLGNKVSAAHFFQSLLDLTPEDQDARVDYALVLLELDDKLALAEQRDYLQAVALPGERVLRYLPVIDRALGEPELH